One window from the genome of Rariglobus hedericola encodes:
- a CDS encoding LacI family DNA-binding transcriptional regulator, producing MPRITLRDIAERAGVHLSTVSLALNHSPKLRPEMRARILKVAEEMGYTPDPMLSALVAYRKKIQPTSYHATLAWINNWADRDNMRSVKVFDEYFLGAKERSRELGYKLEEFWLHAPGITPARVAAILRARNIQGLIVAPQEHDGGKLNFDFTSFSSVALGYTLRPPLLHIVTNHQTQSTMLLVEKLAGMGYRRIGLYIHPGWDSKVNHSYVAGYTIAQQTLAPKNRLKPHLPEDLNAADFLAWRRRCRPDVVITQGIAREIVSWLKPLRVPEDIGIATLTARDDEPDIAGVYQNDTLIGATAAEVVIGMLQRNERGLPPNIIYTLVGGIWKPGASLRDSSSPSPSRSPR from the coding sequence ATGCCCCGCATCACCCTCCGTGACATTGCCGAACGGGCCGGTGTGCATCTTTCGACCGTCAGCCTGGCGCTGAACCACAGTCCGAAGCTCCGTCCCGAGATGCGCGCCCGCATTCTCAAGGTCGCCGAAGAAATGGGCTACACGCCCGACCCGATGCTGTCGGCGCTCGTAGCCTACCGGAAAAAAATCCAGCCCACCTCGTATCACGCCACACTCGCGTGGATCAATAATTGGGCTGATCGCGACAACATGCGAAGCGTCAAAGTATTCGATGAATATTTCCTCGGCGCCAAAGAACGCTCGCGCGAGCTCGGCTACAAACTCGAGGAGTTCTGGCTGCACGCCCCCGGCATCACCCCCGCCCGCGTCGCCGCGATCCTCAGGGCACGCAACATTCAGGGCCTGATCGTAGCACCGCAGGAACACGACGGCGGCAAACTCAACTTCGACTTCACTTCGTTCTCGTCCGTCGCCCTGGGCTATACGCTGCGTCCGCCCCTCCTCCACATCGTCACCAACCACCAGACCCAGTCCACCATGCTCCTCGTGGAAAAACTTGCGGGCATGGGTTACCGGCGCATCGGGCTCTACATCCACCCCGGCTGGGACAGCAAGGTCAACCACTCCTACGTGGCCGGCTACACCATCGCCCAGCAGACGCTTGCTCCAAAGAACCGCCTCAAGCCCCACCTCCCCGAGGACCTCAATGCCGCCGACTTCCTCGCCTGGCGCCGGCGCTGCCGCCCCGATGTTGTCATCACCCAGGGCATCGCCCGCGAAATCGTCTCCTGGCTCAAACCCTTGCGCGTCCCCGAGGACATCGGCATCGCCACCCTCACCGCCCGCGACGACGAGCCCGACATCGCCGGAGTCTATCAAAACGACACGCTCATCGGTGCCACCGCCGCCGAGGTCGTCATCGGCATGCTTCAACGCAACGAGCGAGGCCTCCCGCCCAACATCATCTACACCTTGGTTGGCGGCATCTGGAAACCCGGAGCCAGCCTGCGCGATTCCAGCAGCCCTTCCCCCTCTCGCTCCCCTCGTTAG
- a CDS encoding DUF1559 domain-containing protein — MFRSTPRKSPVVSARPRHAFTLVELLSVIAIVGILAAIILPVVGSMRNTARSTQCMSNLRQIGVAFNGYAADNRGLYPAPRLMRQSDMPAGYTVANPPPLANRTLENWSVEISPYVTNGSFKLNGTATGAQSVGDLKDTVSIGHCPAYDQLFNASQKLTAQSNYSTAGYGMNWGLKVGGAKIPDVKLRFRAVSIDNPGRTVLVGDSSDYYLDSTPTPTTDPAKPDGYNASAPKRHGKGANYLFVDGRVGMLTPEQALVTLNPTF; from the coding sequence ATGTTCCGCTCTACCCCTCGGAAGTCCCCCGTAGTTTCCGCGCGCCCCCGCCACGCGTTCACCTTGGTCGAACTCCTCAGCGTCATCGCCATCGTCGGCATTCTCGCGGCGATTATACTGCCCGTCGTCGGCTCGATGCGCAACACGGCGCGTTCCACTCAATGCATGAGTAATCTCCGCCAGATTGGCGTGGCGTTTAATGGTTACGCTGCTGACAACCGCGGACTCTATCCCGCACCACGCTTGATGCGCCAAAGCGACATGCCGGCCGGCTACACCGTGGCAAATCCGCCGCCTCTGGCCAATCGCACGCTCGAAAACTGGTCGGTGGAAATCAGTCCCTACGTGACCAATGGCAGCTTTAAACTCAACGGAACTGCAACCGGCGCACAATCGGTTGGCGATCTCAAGGACACCGTCTCCATCGGACACTGCCCCGCTTACGACCAACTGTTCAACGCATCGCAAAAACTGACCGCTCAAAGCAACTACAGCACGGCCGGCTACGGCATGAACTGGGGGCTTAAGGTCGGCGGAGCCAAAATTCCTGACGTTAAACTCCGATTCCGAGCCGTCTCCATCGACAATCCCGGACGCACCGTGCTCGTGGGCGACAGCAGTGATTATTACCTCGATTCAACCCCCACCCCCACTACCGATCCCGCAAAGCCGGATGGCTACAACGCCAGCGCGCCCAAGCGTCATGGGAAAGGAGCCAACTACCTGTTCGTCGATGGCCGTGTTGGCATGCTCACACCCGAGCAAGCCCTTGTGACTCTTAATCCCACCTTCTGA
- a CDS encoding DUF2334 domain-containing protein codes for MSLLRACLLLSSIVALGMAPAFSADAPAKPLALVNPGFEDGLKNWVPLEGTHPMSRTDAASARTGKLGLRIEDNDAIAGSSLESTALPATPGATYRLSFQARSYATTWGLGAYLRFRDASGKFIGEAKDKAVPPHVETWAPYTLDATAPAGAVSVIVWFHSFSTSTGSWDIDDITVEESAGLAGAPSAAAAAPVKAALDFSKLPPLPANPPVVVLKVDDLATGGGNVPRGWKRITDFAIERKIKLSVGIIAESLGTANPTYINYIKDLQKTGLIEFWFHGWNHKQWEENGVKLQEFKGTTYEQQKASFVKSQALAKEKLGFGFTTFGSPFNGFDDATFKVFAEDPDMKIFLYANRSDQAKIPGKVILERVGGVNIEDPLFVPNADKFITGYLKNAKGRSYYVIQGHPNQWNDERWAEFVKLIDYLQANKIPIVTPTEAAALVAKP; via the coding sequence ATGTCACTCCTTCGCGCCTGCCTGCTGCTTTCTTCCATTGTTGCCCTCGGCATGGCGCCGGCGTTTTCCGCCGACGCCCCCGCCAAGCCCCTCGCCCTCGTCAATCCCGGCTTCGAGGACGGCCTCAAGAACTGGGTTCCGCTCGAAGGCACCCATCCCATGAGCCGCACGGACGCCGCATCCGCCCGCACCGGCAAGCTTGGCCTGCGCATCGAAGACAATGACGCGATCGCCGGCTCGAGCCTCGAAAGCACCGCGCTTCCCGCCACCCCCGGCGCCACCTACCGCCTCTCGTTCCAAGCCCGCTCCTACGCGACCACTTGGGGACTCGGCGCCTACCTGCGCTTCCGCGATGCCTCCGGCAAATTCATCGGTGAAGCCAAGGACAAGGCCGTCCCACCCCATGTCGAAACCTGGGCACCCTACACGCTCGACGCCACCGCTCCCGCCGGCGCCGTCAGCGTCATCGTGTGGTTTCATTCCTTCAGCACCTCGACCGGCTCCTGGGACATCGATGACATCACCGTCGAGGAAAGCGCCGGCCTCGCGGGAGCCCCGTCCGCCGCCGCTGCCGCTCCGGTCAAGGCCGCGCTCGATTTCTCCAAGCTCCCTCCGCTCCCCGCGAATCCGCCCGTCGTTGTCCTCAAGGTGGACGACCTCGCCACCGGCGGCGGCAACGTTCCCCGCGGTTGGAAGCGCATCACTGACTTTGCCATCGAGCGTAAGATCAAACTCTCCGTCGGTATTATCGCCGAGTCCCTCGGCACGGCTAATCCGACCTACATCAACTACATTAAAGATCTCCAGAAAACCGGACTCATCGAGTTCTGGTTTCACGGCTGGAACCACAAACAGTGGGAAGAAAACGGCGTGAAACTCCAGGAGTTCAAAGGCACGACCTACGAACAGCAGAAAGCCAGCTTCGTAAAATCGCAGGCCCTCGCCAAAGAGAAACTCGGCTTCGGCTTCACCACCTTTGGCTCGCCGTTCAACGGCTTCGACGACGCGACCTTCAAGGTCTTCGCCGAAGATCCCGACATGAAGATTTTCCTGTATGCCAATCGTTCGGACCAGGCCAAGATTCCCGGCAAGGTCATCCTCGAGCGCGTCGGCGGCGTGAACATCGAAGATCCGCTCTTCGTGCCCAACGCCGACAAATTCATCACCGGCTATCTGAAGAACGCTAAGGGCCGTAGTTATTATGTGATACAAGGCCACCCCAACCAATGGAACGACGAGCGCTGGGCCGAGTTCGTGAAGCTCATCGATTACCTACAAGCCAACAAAATCCCCATCGTCACCCCCACCGAAGCCGCCGCGCTGGTGGCCAAACCCTGA
- a CDS encoding beta strand repeat-containing protein, whose amino-acid sequence MKSRPNRFLSAALVLLALIAPLKAATYTWTSATTGGAWDTTSSNWSGAGSTWVNGNDATFGFTTGTTVTLSSAITTTGITSNGTATLGIGAGSLIAPSFTFTNTGYIDLSSTLGGTGGLSISSSSTGRLNLKAAASYTGDTFLTGSAYLNLDGNPDNLLPTGTTVNMAAGTTVRLGKAAGNQQISGLVSTTANAGTVTITAAGYNLTLSTKSGTTTTFSGTISGNSTNTLNLVINGSGTQALNGTNSFYGTTTVSSGTLSLGSNLTNTGSISVSGGTLTSSIANVNLGTGGVSVSNGGTIDTRGSAIGSFTLAAGQDFMSNGGTLKFDLDTTSSLDQIKGSGAGSSFNLTNTSLTLNLISWNVGDYNNSYSLFSGFIDSGSVSGVTITGYDTTNWVASLSNTGVLSFSASAVPEPSTYAMLAGAAMLGFAALRRRRTIV is encoded by the coding sequence ATGAAATCACGCCCCAACCGCTTTCTCTCCGCAGCGCTCGTTTTGCTAGCACTCATTGCACCTCTCAAAGCAGCCACCTATACTTGGACCTCAGCCACTACTGGCGGAGCATGGGACACCACCTCTTCAAACTGGAGCGGAGCCGGCAGCACTTGGGTCAACGGCAACGACGCCACGTTCGGCTTCACCACGGGCACCACGGTAACTTTGAGTTCTGCTATCACGACAACAGGGATCACGAGCAATGGAACCGCGACTCTCGGCATCGGAGCTGGCAGCCTGATCGCCCCCTCCTTCACATTTACCAACACTGGGTATATTGATCTGAGCTCCACACTCGGCGGCACTGGAGGACTTTCTATTTCAAGTAGCAGCACCGGACGCCTTAATCTCAAGGCAGCCGCCAGCTATACAGGCGATACCTTCCTCACCGGTTCGGCTTATCTAAATCTGGATGGCAATCCCGATAACTTACTTCCCACCGGAACGACTGTAAATATGGCCGCCGGCACCACAGTGCGATTAGGAAAGGCCGCAGGTAATCAGCAGATTTCCGGATTGGTAAGCACAACGGCTAATGCGGGCACGGTTACGATTACTGCTGCAGGCTATAATCTGACTCTCTCCACCAAATCCGGCACCACAACCACCTTTTCCGGCACGATCAGTGGCAACAGCACCAACACTCTGAATCTGGTAATCAACGGCTCCGGCACCCAGGCGCTCAACGGAACAAACAGTTTCTACGGCACCACCACCGTCTCCAGCGGCACCCTCAGTCTCGGATCCAATCTTACGAACACCGGTTCCATCTCTGTATCCGGCGGAACTCTTACCAGTTCCATCGCCAACGTAAACCTCGGCACAGGCGGCGTGTCCGTGTCTAACGGCGGCACCATCGATACCCGTGGCAGCGCTATCGGATCCTTCACTCTCGCGGCCGGCCAGGACTTCATGTCCAACGGCGGCACGCTTAAGTTCGACCTCGATACCACCTCTTCTCTTGACCAGATTAAAGGCTCCGGTGCCGGTTCTTCATTCAACCTCACCAACACATCGCTGACGCTCAACCTGATCAGTTGGAACGTGGGCGACTACAATAACAGCTACAGCCTTTTCAGTGGTTTCATCGACAGTGGAAGTGTCTCCGGCGTCACCATCACCGGCTACGACACCACCAACTGGGTAGCCTCTCTCTCCAATACCGGCGTGCTCTCCTTCTCCGCCTCCGCCGTCCCCGAGCCCTCCACCTACGCCATGCTCGCCGGTGCCGCCATGCTCGGCTTCGCGGCTCTCCGCCGTCGCCGCACAATTGTTTAA
- a CDS encoding DUF2334 domain-containing protein has translation MISRLRPFVLAAFACSGVAAFAVPEARLPAPLIPVVLKVDDLSVRGNGAASARWKRITDFALERKFKLSIGIIANSLEGDKPAYSAYLKNLQKSGLIEFWFHGYDHGVHKDGEPGKDYAEFANRPYEEQKRRFEISQKLAVEKLGAPFTCFGPPGGGNTQASDADWEATTRVMAQDPAMKLWLYPKALDERGAKLQSAGKVTILDRVYQVNIEQPLFVPNPEKFIEAYAKHAPGRRYFILQGHPDQWDDARWAAFVKLIDYLQTNHIPILTPSELVASLSTPVS, from the coding sequence ATGATCTCCCGTCTCCGGCCGTTCGTTCTCGCCGCCTTTGCCTGTTCAGGCGTGGCGGCATTTGCCGTCCCAGAGGCCAGGCTGCCCGCGCCGCTCATTCCGGTTGTTTTAAAAGTAGACGACCTGTCCGTGCGCGGCAACGGAGCCGCCTCCGCACGATGGAAACGCATCACCGACTTTGCGCTAGAGCGTAAATTCAAACTCTCCATCGGAATCATCGCCAACTCGCTCGAAGGCGACAAACCCGCCTACTCCGCCTACCTTAAAAATCTTCAGAAAAGTGGCCTGATTGAGTTTTGGTTTCACGGTTATGATCACGGGGTTCACAAGGACGGAGAGCCCGGCAAAGACTACGCCGAATTCGCCAACCGTCCCTACGAAGAACAAAAGCGCCGTTTCGAGATCAGCCAGAAACTCGCCGTCGAAAAACTTGGCGCTCCATTCACTTGCTTCGGTCCGCCCGGCGGCGGCAACACGCAGGCCTCCGATGCGGACTGGGAAGCCACCACGCGCGTGATGGCCCAAGACCCCGCAATGAAGCTCTGGCTCTATCCCAAGGCGCTCGATGAACGCGGCGCCAAGCTGCAGTCCGCCGGCAAGGTCACCATCCTCGACCGCGTGTATCAGGTGAACATCGAGCAACCACTCTTCGTTCCCAACCCCGAGAAGTTCATCGAGGCCTACGCCAAACACGCGCCGGGACGCCGTTATTTTATTCTGCAAGGCCACCCCGATCAATGGGACGACGCCCGCTGGGCCGCCTTCGTGAAACTCATCGATTACCTTCAGACCAACCATATCCCCATCCTCACGCCTTCCGAACTCGTCGCCTCACTT